The DNA region CTGCAGCGCCATCACCAGGTCGCCGTTCGGGAGCAGGGCGAGGCCCTCGAAGCCGCGGTTGATCTTCCGGGTGAGGAGGATCGACGGCAGCGACTCGATCACCGGGTAGTCGGCGCCGGTCAGGTTCAGGCCCTCGGGCACGTGGCGGGCGAGCACCCGGCCCTGCGGCGACACGTGCACCAGCGACGGACCGTACTCGTCCACCAGCCAGAAGCTGCCGTCGCGGTCGCGCACCACGCCCTCGGTGTCCAGGCCGTTCGGGTTGTACGCGAGCGGGGTCCGGGCGTCGTAGGTGTACGGCGCCTCGTCCCGGCCGGCCTGGTTCGACAGACCGGTCACCGGCTTGCCGGAGGCGGTGGTGAGCGGGATGGCCTGCAGGACGTCGATGCGGTCGCCGACGACGCGGATCTTCACGATGGCCGGGTCGAAGCCGGGCACCGGGAAGGTGCGGCGCTTCTCCTTGCCGACGGAGATCTGGCCGTTCGGGCCGCGGTCGGTGACGGTCCAGTACTCGCCGGGCCGCTCGGCCGGGTACAGGTCGCTGCCGATGCCGCCGAGGTCGACCCCGCGGTCGTCGGCGACGGTGCCGGGCAGCAGGCGGTTGCTGAACTCGGCGAGCGGGATGTCGGGCAGCGTGGCGTCGGCCACCACGCGGGCCGCCGGGCCGGTGCCGTGGCCGGGCGCGTGCGGGGCCGGCGCGCCCGAGGCCGGCCAGGCGAGGGCGGTCAGGGCGAGTGCCGCGGACAGCGGAAGGCCGATGGCGACGGACGTGGCGCGGGGCGCGCGGGAGGCGTTGGTCATGGCCGGATCGTGAGCGCCGTCGGTGAGGTCCGGGTGGCGGGCGGGGGGTGGTCGGATGAACCGCCGGTGGCTGAACGCTCGTTCACGTGTTCGCGGCCACCCCCCGCCGCCGCCCGTCGCTCAGTGCCGCTCGGGCAGATCGCGCTCCGCCGGGCGGTCCGTCGCGCTCGGCGCGCTCTGGAGGGAGCGGGCCGACACCGGTGGCTTCTTCGCGCTTCCACAGAAGGCCGCCTCAAGGGTGCCGCCGAGCGCGGTGTTCGCGGCCCCGTGGTTGGAGGTGTTCGCCAGCGCGGAGACGCTGCGCCGGCCGTCGCGGGTGGCGAAGGCGTACGTGTAGAAGCCCTGGACCGTGCCGGTGTGGCCGTACACCTGGGTGCCGCACGACAGGTCGTAACGGCGCAGACCGAGCCCGTAGAAGCGGGTGTTGGTGGTGTCGGTCGGCGTCACCGTCGTCATCGCGTCGAGCGACGCGGGGGACAGCAGCCGGCCGCGCATCAGGGCGCTCATGAAGGTGTCGAGGTCGGCCGTGGTGGAGATGACCGCGCCGGCGGACTGCGCCCACGACACCGTCTGCTCCGTCGAGTCGACCAGCGGCGCGCCCTCCTCGTCCGGGTGCAGATAGCCCTTCACGTGCGGGCCCGCGATGCGGGTGTCCGGGTGGACGTACGACGTCCCGCGCAGCTTCAGCGGCTTGAAGATGCGCCGCTGGTACGCGTCGGCCACCGGGCGGCCGGTCAGCTTCTCGATCAGCATGCCGACGACGACGAAGTTGGCGTTGGAGTACTTGTAGGAGACGCCGGGCTCGGTGGTGCGGGGCAGGGCCAGGGAGAGGTCCACCAGCTCCTGGTAGGTGAACACCCGGTTCCGCACGGCCTCGAAGCCCGGCACGGTGTGCTCGAACATCGGGTCGGTGTAGTCGGCGAGACCGCTGCGGTGGGTGAGGAGGTGGCGGACGGTGATCCGGTCGTCGGGCAGCAGGCCCGGGAGGTAGCGGTTCACGGGCTGGTCGAGTTCCAGCCGGCCCTCGTCCACGAGCTGGAGCAGCACGACCGTCGAGAAGGTCTTGCTCACGCTCCCGATCCGGAACCGGGACCGCACGTCCATCCCCTCGCCCGCCACCCGGTCCATCACCCCGACCGCCCGGCTCCTGACCCCCTCCGGCCCGCTGTACCGGGCCATCGCACCGGGCGCGCCATTGGCCATGGCGGCGTCCAGCGCGGCGGTGATCCCGGCCATGTCGGGCGCCGGGGCGGTTGTCGCTGCGGTACGGGCGGGTGCCTGCGCGGCAGCGGCCTGCGTGGCCGGGACGAGAGTCCCGG from Streptomyces fradiae includes:
- a CDS encoding serine hydrolase domain-containing protein, with the protein product MLLSPHRRLAVGAGVALVAALAGTLVPATQAAAAQAPARTAATTAPAPDMAGITAALDAAMANGAPGAMARYSGPEGVRSRAVGVMDRVAGEGMDVRSRFRIGSVSKTFSTVVLLQLVDEGRLELDQPVNRYLPGLLPDDRITVRHLLTHRSGLADYTDPMFEHTVPGFEAVRNRVFTYQELVDLSLALPRTTEPGVSYKYSNANFVVVGMLIEKLTGRPVADAYQRRIFKPLKLRGTSYVHPDTRIAGPHVKGYLHPDEEGAPLVDSTEQTVSWAQSAGAVISTTADLDTFMSALMRGRLLSPASLDAMTTVTPTDTTNTRFYGLGLRRYDLSCGTQVYGHTGTVQGFYTYAFATRDGRRSVSALANTSNHGAANTALGGTLEAAFCGSAKKPPVSARSLQSAPSATDRPAERDLPERH
- a CDS encoding esterase-like activity of phytase family protein yields the protein MTNASRAPRATSVAIGLPLSAALALTALAWPASGAPAPHAPGHGTGPAARVVADATLPDIPLAEFSNRLLPGTVADDRGVDLGGIGSDLYPAERPGEYWTVTDRGPNGQISVGKEKRRTFPVPGFDPAIVKIRVVGDRIDVLQAIPLTTASGKPVTGLSNQAGRDEAPYTYDARTPLAYNPNGLDTEGVVRDRDGSFWLVDEYGPSLVHVSPQGRVLARHVPEGLNLTGADYPVIESLPSILLTRKINRGFEGLALLPNGDLVMALQSPLLNPDKNSGEDSRTTRLLRFSPREGEVTGEYAYRFDPVGEVEPGQTKTSELKISALVALGGDRLLVQERTDKAARLYEIRLRHDADILGSAWDSTATSPSLEQLADPAAEGVPVPAKRLIVDLGTVEGVPGKIEGVAVEGTRTLVLLNDNDLGMTDGVGAFDANGRLVDSGVETTLVKVRLDRPIR